A region of Flavobacterium indicum GPTSA100-9 = DSM 17447 DNA encodes the following proteins:
- the gcvH gene encoding glycine cleavage system protein GcvH translates to MNIPANLKYTKDHEWVSLEGDVATVGITDFAQRELGDIVYVEVETLDQTLAKDEVFGTVEAVKTVSDLFLPLSGEIIEFNEDLESNPETVNSDPYGAGWMVKVKVSDVSEVESLLSSEDYKALIGA, encoded by the coding sequence ATGAATATTCCAGCAAATTTAAAGTACACAAAAGATCACGAGTGGGTTTCATTAGAAGGCGATGTTGCAACAGTAGGAATTACCGATTTCGCACAAAGAGAATTAGGTGATATCGTTTATGTAGAGGTTGAAACTTTAGACCAAACTTTAGCTAAAGATGAGGTTTTTGGAACAGTTGAAGCGGTAAAAACTGTATCTGATTTGTTTTTGCCTTTATCTGGTGAAATTATTGAATTTAATGAAGATTTGGAATCAAATCCAGAAACTGTAAATTCTGATCCTTATGGAGCTGGATGGATGGTAAAAGTAAAAGTTTCTGATGTTTCTGAAGTAGAATCATTATTGTCTAGTGAAGATTATAAAGCACTTATCGGGGCCTAA
- a CDS encoding VanZ family protein — MKIIKHLSGPNFYFLLAFVWTVLIFYLCLTESSSLPKLTFPLKDKIVHFVFYFVFVLLWSLKLVYKKITFLIFILIVAIVTGIVIEFLQEKITDTRTFDWFDIIANSFGAISSFIVLVIQLPTKKTI; from the coding sequence GTGAAGATTATAAAGCACTTATCGGGGCCTAATTTTTATTTTTTACTTGCTTTTGTTTGGACAGTTTTAATATTTTATCTCTGTTTAACAGAATCTTCAAGTTTGCCAAAACTTACTTTTCCATTAAAAGATAAAATAGTACATTTTGTTTTTTATTTTGTTTTTGTGCTACTTTGGTCATTGAAATTAGTTTATAAAAAAATAACTTTTTTGATTTTTATTTTAATTGTAGCCATAGTAACAGGAATAGTAATTGAATTTTTGCAAGAGAAAATTACAGATACAAGAACTTTTGATTGGTTTGATATAATAGCTAATTCATTTGGAGCAATTTCCAGTTTTATAGTTTTAGTTATTCAATTGCCAACTAAAAAAACAATTTAA
- the deoC gene encoding deoxyribose-phosphate aldolase — protein MNIKQYLDSTYLKTAEQAGISEQENEIIAKSCIQEAIDEKFKLIMIRPNFVKVAKQMIKEQNSNVVVGTVIGFHEGTASIEDKIKEAQQAINDEVDELDYVVNYEAFKNGATELVKNEILLGTKFGLDHHKVVKWIIETAALDGMQIIQLTSLIKNTVVANFKETDYEKVFVKSSTGFYKTLDGSPNGATFPAIKAMLENAFPLPVKASGGVKTKEDALEMIKLGVKRIGTSSAKAIADGVETSGSY, from the coding sequence ATGAATATTAAACAGTATTTAGATTCAACGTATTTGAAAACAGCTGAACAAGCGGGAATATCTGAACAAGAAAATGAAATCATTGCAAAGTCTTGTATTCAAGAGGCTATTGATGAAAAATTTAAGTTAATCATGATTCGACCAAATTTTGTGAAAGTAGCGAAACAAATGATTAAGGAACAAAATTCAAATGTTGTTGTCGGAACTGTTATTGGCTTTCATGAAGGTACGGCTTCAATTGAAGATAAAATTAAAGAAGCACAACAAGCTATTAATGATGAAGTAGACGAGTTGGATTACGTTGTAAATTATGAGGCTTTTAAAAATGGAGCAACGGAATTAGTTAAAAATGAAATTTTATTAGGAACTAAGTTTGGTTTAGATCATCATAAAGTTGTAAAATGGATCATTGAAACCGCAGCTTTGGACGGTATGCAAATCATTCAATTAACATCATTAATTAAGAATACTGTTGTCGCTAATTTTAAAGAGACCGATTATGAAAAAGTATTTGTAAAATCGTCAACTGGATTTTATAAAACTTTAGATGGTTCTCCAAACGGTGCAACCTTTCCTGCAATAAAAGCTATGTTGGAAAATGCATTTCCATTACCAGTAAAAGCATCTGGAGGAGTAAAAACAAAAGAAGATGCTTTGGAAATGATTAAGTTAGGTGTAAAAAGAATAGGAACGTCTTCTGCAAAAGCTATAGCTGATGGAGTAGAAACTTCTGGATCATATTAA
- the cyoE gene encoding heme o synthase, whose product MKALKTSTNTRSIFIDFKEITKAGLAISVVFSSIVGYLLGFSEEHPFNWVTLILLAIGGYFMVGASNVFNQVIEKDLDAKMDRTKNRPLPSGRITSQNALILGFLLTLLGLVILYFINPKTAMFGAISIFMYVSMYTPLKTLTPLSVFVGAFPGAIPFMLGWVAATGNFGIEAGTLFLIQFFWQFPHFWAIGWFLYDDYEKAGFFMLPTGKRDGKTAIQTILYTFWLIVASVLPVFGFTGTLQLSVVGAIIVLLLGIWMLYFAFKLNKNRDAISAKKLMLVSVTYITLLQIVYVIDKFI is encoded by the coding sequence ATTAAGGCATTGAAAACATCAACAAATACTAGGTCAATTTTTATAGATTTTAAAGAAATTACTAAAGCTGGGTTAGCCATCAGTGTGGTTTTTTCATCTATTGTAGGTTATTTGTTAGGTTTTTCAGAAGAGCATCCATTTAATTGGGTAACATTAATTTTGTTAGCTATAGGAGGTTATTTTATGGTTGGAGCTTCTAATGTTTTTAATCAAGTGATTGAAAAAGATTTAGATGCTAAAATGGATAGAACCAAAAATAGACCTTTGCCGTCTGGAAGAATCACTTCACAAAATGCGTTAATCCTAGGTTTTCTTCTCACTTTGTTAGGTTTGGTGATTTTGTATTTTATCAATCCTAAAACAGCAATGTTTGGTGCAATTTCTATTTTCATGTATGTGAGTATGTATACACCTCTTAAAACATTAACGCCTTTATCTGTTTTTGTAGGTGCGTTCCCTGGAGCTATTCCTTTTATGTTAGGTTGGGTAGCGGCAACGGGTAATTTTGGTATAGAAGCAGGAACTTTATTTTTAATTCAGTTTTTTTGGCAATTCCCTCATTTTTGGGCTATTGGTTGGTTTTTGTATGATGATTATGAAAAAGCAGGCTTCTTTATGTTGCCTACTGGGAAGAGAGACGGTAAAACTGCAATTCAAACTATTTTATACACCTTTTGGTTAATTGTAGCTTCTGTTTTACCAGTATTTGGGTTTACCGGTACATTGCAGTTGTCTGTAGTTGGTGCAATAATAGTTCTTCTGTTGGGAATATGGATGCTTTATTTTGCATTTAAATTAAATAAGAACAGAGATGCAATTTCTGCAAAAAAATTGATGTTAGTTAGTGTAACTTACATAACTTTGCTGCAAATTGTTTATGTAATAGATAAATTTATTTAA
- a CDS encoding cytochrome c oxidase subunit 3: MELTAQEQYERKAKSYKLLLLFGMVSILMIFAGFTSAYVVSKSRPDWLKDFVLPSAFIWSTLSILLGSLTFHLALKSIKAGEVKKTSMFLWSTLALGLLFVFLQFKGFDQVIEQGYFFTGSNSNVTTSFLYIVVLVHIVHLFGGLISLLIVIYNHFKQKYNSSQYLGIELSAYYWHFMDFIWIYLFLFFYFFK, from the coding sequence ATGGAATTAACAGCTCAAGAACAATACGAAAGAAAAGCAAAATCATACAAGCTATTGTTGCTTTTTGGAATGGTGAGTATCTTGATGATTTTTGCAGGATTTACAAGTGCTTATGTGGTGAGTAAGTCTAGGCCAGATTGGTTAAAAGATTTTGTATTACCAAGTGCATTTATTTGGAGTACTCTTTCAATTTTATTGGGAAGTTTGACTTTTCATTTGGCATTAAAATCAATTAAAGCAGGTGAGGTTAAAAAAACTTCAATGTTTTTATGGAGTACTTTGGCGTTGGGATTACTATTTGTTTTTTTACAATTCAAAGGCTTTGATCAAGTAATTGAACAAGGGTATTTTTTTACAGGAAGTAATAGTAATGTAACCACTTCATTTTTGTATATAGTAGTGTTGGTGCACATTGTACACTTGTTTGGGGGGTTGATTTCGCTTTTAATTGTAATTTATAATCATTTTAAACAAAAATACAATTCCTCGCAATACCTTGGTATTGAGCTTAGTGCGTATTATTGGCACTTTATGGATTTTATTTGGATTTACTTGTTTTTATTTTTCTATTTTTTCAAATAG
- a CDS encoding cytochrome c oxidase subunit 3, whose protein sequence is MGATVTHEHALLDGGPGPMGATYGKMMMWFFIVSDALTFSGFIAAYGFSRFKFIETWPIADEVFTHFPFLHGVTAPMYYVALMTFILIFSSVTMVLAVDAGHQMKKSKVAFYMFLTIIGGFIFLGSQAWEWKNFIKGEYGAVETRGGSILQFVDKDGKRVALADFAAHLPEEREQLTRDKGFWFEKEAAISEHSVAEVVAGFKANPNLLVRTEIINKETKHKTILSREESIKRLEQDAVLVVEGANLKHNEYGHKLFADFFFFITGFHGFHVFSGVILNILIFFNVILGTYEKRGSYEMVEKVGLYWHFVDLVWVFVFTFFYLV, encoded by the coding sequence ATGGGTGCTACAGTTACACATGAACACGCTTTATTAGACGGAGGACCAGGGCCAATGGGTGCAACCTATGGCAAAATGATGATGTGGTTCTTCATCGTATCAGATGCTTTAACATTTTCAGGGTTTATTGCAGCTTACGGATTTTCAAGATTTAAATTTATTGAAACTTGGCCAATTGCCGACGAAGTGTTTACTCACTTCCCGTTTTTACATGGAGTTACCGCTCCAATGTATTATGTAGCTTTGATGACGTTTATCTTGATTTTCTCATCAGTTACTATGGTATTAGCAGTTGATGCTGGTCACCAAATGAAAAAATCAAAAGTAGCTTTCTACATGTTTTTAACTATTATTGGAGGTTTTATTTTCTTAGGTTCACAGGCTTGGGAGTGGAAAAACTTCATTAAAGGTGAATATGGTGCTGTTGAAACAAGAGGTGGGTCAATTTTACAATTTGTAGATAAAGATGGTAAAAGAGTAGCACTTGCTGATTTTGCTGCACATCTGCCTGAAGAAAGAGAGCAATTAACAAGAGATAAAGGTTTTTGGTTTGAAAAAGAAGCTGCTATCTCTGAACATTCTGTTGCAGAAGTAGTTGCTGGTTTTAAAGCAAATCCAAACTTATTGGTGAGAACAGAAATAATTAATAAGGAAACTAAACATAAAACTATCTTATCAAGAGAAGAATCTATTAAAAGATTAGAGCAAGATGCTGTTTTAGTTGTTGAAGGTGCAAACTTAAAACATAATGAGTACGGTCATAAGTTGTTTGCTGATTTCTTCTTCTTTATTACTGGATTCCATGGTTTCCACGTATTCTCTGGAGTTATCTTAAATATCTTGATTTTCTTTAATGTTATCTTAGGTACATATGAAAAAAGAGGTAGTTATGAAATGGTAGAAAAAGTTGGATTGTACTGGCACTTTGTAGACTTAGTTTGGGTGTTTGTATTTACATTCTTCTATTTAGTTTAA
- a CDS encoding cytochrome C oxidase subunit IV family protein: MAHAHGSNTKRIWTVFGILSVITTVEVALGIVKPHSLHHGTFLSMSLLNWIFIILTIVKAYYIMWAFMHLEGETKSLRWSIVAPLVFLILYLCFIILVEGDYVFEVFKNSHYKWIF, translated from the coding sequence ATGGCACACGCGCACGGGTCAAACACAAAAAGAATTTGGACAGTATTTGGAATATTGTCTGTGATTACTACAGTTGAAGTTGCTTTAGGTATTGTTAAGCCTCATAGTTTACATCATGGTACTTTTTTAAGTATGAGTTTATTAAACTGGATTTTCATTATACTAACTATTGTAAAAGCTTATTATATCATGTGGGCTTTTATGCACTTAGAAGGTGAAACTAAAAGTTTAAGATGGTCAATTGTAGCTCCGTTAGTATTTTTGATTCTTTATTTATGTTTCATTATCTTAGTAGAAGGTGATTATGTATTTGAAGTTTTCAAGAATTCTCACTATAAATGGATATTTTAA
- a CDS encoding SCO family protein, with translation MKNKSYIGISFIVLLFGIWTVKELRERYNKNELDVLGNVPSFSLIDQNNKKITNEDYKGKVYVVEFFFSSCPSICPRMNQNMLKLQDAFYGNLDFGIASITIDPENDTSAQLKQHAKDLGVKHPNWHFLTGDYNYIMNLANKGFNIYAGKNKNVAGGFEHSGLFALIDKEGKIRCRKDKFGNPILYYDGLEEAGIKAIKEDIKLLLEE, from the coding sequence ATGAAAAATAAATCTTATATTGGAATTTCTTTTATTGTTCTGCTTTTTGGTATATGGACAGTAAAAGAATTAAGAGAACGTTATAATAAAAATGAATTGGATGTGCTGGGTAATGTGCCTTCTTTTTCTTTAATCGATCAAAATAATAAGAAGATTACCAATGAAGACTACAAAGGTAAAGTGTATGTAGTGGAGTTTTTCTTTTCTTCTTGTCCTTCTATATGTCCAAGAATGAATCAGAATATGTTAAAATTGCAAGATGCGTTTTATGGTAATCTTGACTTTGGTATCGCATCAATTACTATTGACCCTGAGAATGATACCTCGGCGCAGTTAAAACAGCATGCAAAAGATCTAGGAGTAAAACATCCTAATTGGCATTTTTTAACAGGGGATTATAATTATATTATGAACTTAGCAAATAAAGGGTTTAATATTTATGCAGGCAAAAATAAAAATGTAGCTGGAGGATTTGAACATTCAGGTTTGTTTGCCTTGATTGATAAAGAAGGTAAAATTAGATGTAGAAAAGATAAATTTGGCAATCCAATTTTGTATTACGACGGATTGGAAGAAGCAGGTATAAAAGCAATTAAGGAGGATATTAAGTTATTATTGGAGGAATAA
- a CDS encoding DUF420 domain-containing protein, protein MENKIEKKYNRLIIAVSIIVPLAVALLFGVNLRKLGYDVEPLNQLPPIYATINGLTAVILVWAVFAIKNGKRRLHENLMKIAIACSLSFLVMYVAYHMTANTVFFGDSNHDGMVDEIEKNAVSGIRYLYYFILITHIAMSVVIIPLVLYTYVRAISNSFERHKKLAKITFPIWLYVAITGVVVYVMISPYYVH, encoded by the coding sequence ATGGAAAATAAAATTGAAAAAAAATATAATAGGTTAATAATTGCGGTATCTATTATTGTTCCATTAGCTGTTGCTTTGTTATTCGGGGTAAATTTAAGAAAGTTGGGGTATGATGTTGAACCATTAAATCAATTGCCTCCAATCTATGCAACCATTAATGGATTAACTGCTGTTATTTTGGTTTGGGCAGTTTTTGCTATAAAAAATGGTAAAAGAAGATTGCATGAAAATTTAATGAAAATTGCAATAGCTTGTTCATTATCTTTTTTAGTAATGTATGTAGCGTATCATATGACTGCTAATACTGTTTTTTTTGGCGATTCCAATCACGATGGAATGGTAGATGAAATTGAAAAAAATGCTGTGAGTGGAATTAGATATTTATATTATTTTATATTAATTACGCATATTGCAATGTCTGTAGTTATTATACCTTTAGTGTTGTATACTTATGTGCGTGCAATTTCAAATAGTTTTGAACGACATAAAAAACTAGCAAAAATTACTTTTCCAATTTGGTTGTATGTGGCAATTACTGGTGTGGTAGTATATGTGATGATTTCTCCGTATTATGTGCATTAA
- a CDS encoding DUF4403 family protein: MLQFSIKILHLVSHLSILSISKPLHLNHQMNYKIRILLFGLLNIGIFGCSTSKKIEALKPLPSTNAPIVYSNKPSYINMPLEIPLKEIEYQLNKNLTGLIYNDSILEDDKSEMKIWKTAPIKLTEKNGAIVSIIPLKIWAKFKYGTDFMGLNDTREINLNGTITLNSKATFSNWKLNTVSKIEDFEWSESPSILVGGKNVPITYIINPTLSMFKGKIAKKIDEAIDKSCDFKEQVFSVLETLSTPFLANETYETWFKLIPQEVYSTPAIISNAKITMNLGLKCNMQTMVGDKPKHTFDKTKITTKAVSKISNDFNASIAAVSTYESASRIMTKNFVGQEFGSGKRKITIQKVDLWYKDEKMIIALDMLGSVNGTIYLSGTPKYNTETKEIYFDDLDYVLNTKGILTKTANWLLQGIILNKIKENCKYSIKPNLDEGKKSMLPYLTNYSPMKGVFINGKLNDFVFEKVDLNEKAIIAFITSSGTLSVKIEGMD, from the coding sequence ATGTTACAGTTTTCAATTAAAATTTTACATTTGGTATCGCATTTAAGCATTTTATCAATTTCTAAACCATTGCATTTAAACCATCAAATGAACTATAAAATAAGAATTTTGCTTTTCGGACTATTAAATATTGGGATTTTTGGATGTAGTACATCAAAAAAGATTGAAGCTTTAAAACCACTTCCTTCCACAAATGCTCCTATTGTATATAGCAACAAACCTTCCTATATCAATATGCCTTTAGAAATTCCACTTAAGGAAATTGAATACCAATTAAACAAAAACTTAACCGGATTAATTTACAATGATTCCATTTTAGAAGATGATAAATCTGAAATGAAAATTTGGAAAACAGCACCTATTAAACTAACAGAAAAAAATGGTGCTATTGTATCAATAATTCCATTAAAAATATGGGCTAAATTTAAATACGGTACAGATTTTATGGGCTTAAATGATACTCGAGAAATAAATTTAAACGGAACAATTACACTAAATAGCAAAGCTACATTTTCAAATTGGAAATTAAATACGGTTTCTAAAATAGAAGATTTTGAATGGAGTGAAAGTCCCAGCATATTAGTAGGCGGCAAGAATGTTCCAATTACGTATATAATAAATCCAACATTAAGTATGTTTAAAGGAAAAATCGCAAAGAAAATCGATGAAGCGATTGATAAAAGTTGCGATTTCAAAGAACAAGTGTTCAGTGTTTTAGAAACCCTATCGACACCATTTTTAGCTAATGAAACTTATGAAACTTGGTTTAAATTAATTCCACAGGAAGTTTACAGTACACCAGCTATTATTAGCAATGCTAAAATAACAATGAATTTAGGTCTAAAATGCAATATGCAAACTATGGTTGGAGATAAGCCTAAACACACCTTTGACAAAACAAAAATAACCACCAAAGCTGTTTCTAAAATCTCAAACGACTTTAATGCATCTATTGCAGCAGTTTCTACTTATGAAAGCGCAAGCAGGATTATGACTAAAAATTTTGTTGGACAAGAATTTGGTAGTGGAAAAAGAAAAATAACGATTCAAAAAGTTGATTTATGGTACAAAGATGAAAAAATGATTATTGCACTTGATATGTTAGGAAGTGTCAATGGAACCATTTACTTATCTGGAACACCAAAATACAACACAGAAACTAAAGAAATTTATTTTGATGATTTAGACTATGTTTTGAATACGAAAGGAATTTTAACCAAAACCGCCAATTGGTTATTACAGGGCATAATTTTAAACAAAATAAAAGAAAACTGTAAGTATTCAATAAAGCCTAATCTGGATGAAGGCAAAAAAAGTATGTTACCTTACTTAACCAATTATTCACCAATGAAAGGTGTTTTTATAAATGGTAAATTAAATGATTTTGTTTTTGAAAAAGTTGATTTAAATGAAAAAGCAATAATTGCTTTTATTACAAGTTCAGGTACTTTGAGCGTAAAAATTGAAGGAATGGATTAA
- a CDS encoding TolC family protein: MKSYRIVIVTFLVGFSSLAQSKKWTLRECINHAIINNISVKQSELDLQNSQIAKKDAIGNFMPGISASASHSWNIGLNQNITTGLLQNQTTQFTSVGLSANVDIFRGLQNVNQLRKSNLSLIASQYQLTKMQEDIALNVANAYLQILFNKENLKVQKEQKSLSEKQLARTTQLVEAGNVPKGDLLDVQATLASNNQKVIAAENAVLLSKLSLAQLLQLDDFKNFDISEDEVPSMLSTILNESSEAIIAKAKASRTELKIAQTNIELAKKDIQIARAAYLPSLTGFYSYTTRASNSKRVSGVDSSGNIITANALPIFDQFDTNKGQNFGLQLTVPIFNGFATRNNVERTKVAFERSKLNFNQQELDLERNVFTAYTDTKAAKESFEAATASLASRKLAFEYAKERYEIGLMNVFDFNQSQTALANAESEVVRTKYDYIFRIKILEFYFGVPLIEKQ, encoded by the coding sequence ATGAAATCCTATCGTATAGTTATAGTTACATTTTTAGTTGGATTTTCTTCATTGGCGCAATCAAAAAAGTGGACATTGAGGGAATGTATTAATCATGCCATCATCAACAATATTTCTGTTAAACAATCAGAGTTAGATTTGCAAAATTCTCAGATTGCCAAAAAAGATGCTATTGGAAATTTTATGCCTGGAATAAGCGCATCAGCTTCTCATTCATGGAATATTGGTTTAAATCAAAATATTACCACGGGTTTGTTGCAAAATCAAACCACTCAGTTTACATCTGTTGGTTTAAGTGCTAATGTTGATATTTTTAGAGGATTGCAAAATGTGAACCAATTAAGAAAGTCAAATTTGTCTTTAATTGCTTCACAATATCAATTAACAAAGATGCAAGAAGATATAGCTTTAAATGTAGCTAATGCTTATTTGCAAATATTGTTTAATAAAGAAAATTTAAAGGTTCAAAAAGAGCAAAAATCACTTTCAGAAAAACAATTGGCTCGAACCACTCAGTTAGTAGAAGCTGGAAATGTGCCAAAAGGAGATTTGTTAGATGTGCAAGCTACATTAGCTAGTAATAATCAAAAGGTAATTGCAGCTGAAAATGCCGTTTTATTGTCAAAATTAAGTTTAGCTCAATTGTTGCAATTGGATGATTTTAAAAACTTTGATATTTCTGAAGACGAAGTTCCGTCAATGTTGTCAACTATTCTGAATGAATCTTCAGAAGCCATAATTGCTAAAGCGAAAGCAAGTAGAACAGAGTTAAAAATTGCTCAGACGAATATTGAATTGGCTAAAAAAGATATTCAAATTGCAAGAGCGGCTTATTTACCTTCATTGACCGGTTTCTATAGTTATACTACTCGTGCTTCAAATTCAAAAAGAGTTTCAGGTGTAGATAGTAGCGGAAATATTATTACGGCAAATGCGTTACCTATTTTTGATCAGTTTGATACTAATAAAGGACAAAATTTTGGTTTGCAATTAACGGTTCCTATTTTTAATGGATTTGCAACAAGAAATAATGTTGAAAGAACCAAAGTAGCCTTTGAACGAAGCAAATTGAATTTTAATCAGCAAGAATTAGATTTAGAGAGAAATGTTTTTACAGCCTATACTGATACTAAAGCCGCAAAAGAGAGTTTTGAAGCAGCAACAGCTTCATTAGCTTCTAGAAAATTAGCGTTTGAATATGCAAAAGAACGTTATGAAATTGGATTGATGAATGTTTTTGATTTTAATCAATCACAAACTGCTTTAGCAAATGCAGAATCAGAAGTAGTAAGAACAAAGTATGATTATATTTTTAGAATAAAAATTCTAGAATTTTATTTTGGAGTTCCATTAATTGAAAAACAATAA
- a CDS encoding efflux RND transporter periplasmic adaptor subunit, giving the protein MSKKKLFIIGGSVVGLIVLLIGLKKGGVIGNNDDSKVVETAKVETMTIVETVSATGKVQPEIEVKISSEVSGEVIALNVKEGQQVKKGDLLVKINPDIYESGVNRTVASLSTTKAGLSQAEAQVKEAKATFDRNKKLYDKGVISKAEWDKIVSAYEVATASKQSAYYQMKSAAANVTEANDNLKRTSIFAPADGTISKLDVELGERVMGTQGMASTELMRIANLNNMEVEVDVNENDIVKVSIGDTAKVEVDAYLKRKFEGVVTSISNSASSTTSADQVTNFKVKVRLSKESYQDLLEGKPANFSPFRPGMTATVDIITKRSVNVLGVPISAVVIKDDTTATKKDIVEEIEEEEAKKNGKAPKKDQKFECVFVKVGDKAKIRVVKTGIQDDTNIEILEGLKKGDEIIIGPYSIVSKELTTNDKVRLETQKDKDKKAKS; this is encoded by the coding sequence ATGTCAAAAAAGAAATTATTTATAATTGGAGGAAGTGTTGTTGGATTAATCGTCTTATTGATTGGTTTAAAAAAAGGCGGTGTAATAGGGAATAATGACGATAGTAAAGTTGTTGAAACGGCTAAAGTTGAAACGATGACTATTGTTGAAACGGTTTCTGCAACAGGTAAAGTTCAGCCTGAAATTGAAGTAAAAATATCTTCAGAAGTTTCAGGTGAGGTTATTGCCTTAAACGTGAAAGAAGGACAACAAGTTAAAAAAGGAGATTTATTAGTGAAAATTAATCCAGATATTTATGAATCTGGAGTAAATAGAACAGTTGCGTCTTTATCAACAACAAAAGCTGGTTTAAGCCAAGCAGAAGCTCAGGTAAAGGAAGCAAAAGCTACTTTTGATAGAAATAAAAAATTGTATGATAAAGGTGTAATTTCTAAAGCCGAATGGGATAAAATAGTTTCTGCTTATGAAGTGGCAACAGCTTCAAAACAGTCGGCTTATTACCAAATGAAATCTGCAGCTGCTAATGTGACTGAAGCAAATGATAACTTGAAAAGAACTTCTATTTTTGCTCCTGCTGATGGAACAATATCTAAATTAGATGTTGAACTAGGAGAACGTGTTATGGGAACACAAGGTATGGCTAGTACAGAATTAATGCGTATTGCCAACTTAAACAATATGGAAGTTGAAGTAGATGTAAATGAGAATGATATTGTTAAAGTTAGTATTGGAGATACCGCAAAAGTAGAAGTTGATGCTTATTTAAAAAGAAAATTTGAAGGTGTAGTTACGAGTATTTCAAATTCAGCGTCTAGTACAACAAGTGCTGACCAAGTAACGAACTTTAAAGTAAAAGTGCGTTTGTCTAAAGAGTCTTATCAGGATTTATTAGAAGGAAAACCAGCTAATTTTTCTCCATTCCGTCCAGGTATGACGGCAACTGTTGATATTATTACCAAGAGAAGTGTAAATGTTTTAGGTGTGCCAATTAGTGCAGTTGTAATTAAAGACGATACTACAGCAACAAAAAAAGATATTGTTGAAGAAATAGAAGAAGAAGAGGCAAAGAAAAATGGAAAAGCTCCTAAAAAAGACCAAAAATTTGAATGTGTTTTTGTTAAAGTTGGAGATAAAGCTAAAATCAGAGTAGTTAAAACAGGAATTCAAGATGACACAAATATTGAAATTCTAGAAGGATTGAAAAAAGGAGACGAAATTATAATTGGACCTTATTCAATTGTTTCTAAAGAGTTAACAACTAATGATAAGGTGCGTTTAGAAACACAAAAAGATAAAGACAAAAAAGCTAAAAGCTAG
- the tsaB gene encoding tRNA (adenosine(37)-N6)-threonylcarbamoyltransferase complex dimerization subunit type 1 TsaB, translating to MALILNIETATRNCSVSLAKDGKTLLCKEIAEQNFSHAEKLHVFIEEICNETGVALKDLNAVAVSQGPGSYTGLRIGVSAAKGFCYALSIPLIAVDTLLLLANKIQINEGIVIPMIDARRMEAYTAIYDFNYVKIRETKAEVIDAHSYQDVAEQIHLVGDGAMKFQSLLTDSKFHFYPDIEFPSAHEMSAVSYENYVKGDVVDVAYFEPFYLKDFVLNR from the coding sequence ATGGCATTGATTTTAAATATTGAAACGGCAACGCGAAATTGTTCTGTAAGTTTGGCAAAAGATGGTAAAACTCTATTGTGTAAAGAAATTGCAGAACAAAATTTTTCTCATGCTGAAAAGCTACATGTTTTTATTGAAGAAATTTGTAATGAAACAGGTGTGGCTTTAAAAGATTTAAATGCAGTAGCCGTTAGTCAAGGTCCAGGTTCCTATACTGGATTGCGAATTGGGGTGTCAGCCGCTAAGGGATTTTGTTATGCTTTGTCAATTCCATTAATTGCAGTAGATACATTGCTTTTATTGGCTAACAAAATTCAAATAAATGAAGGAATTGTTATTCCAATGATTGATGCAAGACGTATGGAAGCTTATACGGCAATTTATGATTTTAATTACGTGAAAATTAGAGAAACAAAAGCCGAAGTAATTGATGCTCATTCCTACCAAGATGTGGCAGAACAAATTCATTTGGTTGGAGATGGAGCCATGAAATTCCAATCCTTATTAACAGATAGTAAATTTCATTTTTATCCTGATATTGAGTTTCCATCTGCTCATGAAATGAGTGCGGTTTCTTATGAAAACTATGTAAAAGGAGATGTGGTAGATGTAGCTTATTTTGAACCTTTTTATTTAAAGGATTTTGTTTTGAATAGATAG